Sequence from the Plectropomus leopardus isolate mb unplaced genomic scaffold, YSFRI_Pleo_2.0 unplaced_scaffold18309, whole genome shotgun sequence genome:
taaggtTACATTTTGTTATCTATTGAAGAACATTTTTATAACTGCTCTGTTTCTGGGCTGCATAAATCACCcgtcattgtgttttttacatttgtgtgtgtctgtgttcaggTCTGTGCTCTTACAGTTTGATTGAACAAATGGGCAAAGGGCGTCCACAGTAATGGATTTTAAAGTAGCTCATCCTCTTCTAGTTTTATAATGCAGCTGCCAGATAAAAGCTCAGTATTCAATATGTCTGCTTACAATTCTACTGCTAGATAAGATGGCGGTGTGCACTGGTGCAGCAGTTCAAGGCTCCTTATTTCGCTGTGACACGAGCCTGATGTGAGAATATCTAAACAACACTAAAATTAAGCTTAAATTTTAAGTGACATCAGAATTAAGTTTCTTTCAGCATCTTAAGTGTCTTTATAGGTTTGTAACCTCTGCAGCCGTGTCACATTGACCATTAGTCTCCTGTGGAGTTCAGAATCATAATTTTTACCTAAAAAGTGAAAACTTTGCTTTTCCGTCCATCACAGAGCTTCATCTGATGTTCTCCCTCATGGACAAAGTGCCGAGCGGCATCGAGCCCATGCTGAAGGACCTGGAGGAGCACATCATGAGTGCCGGCCTGGCCGACATGGTGGCAACAGCAGAGACGATCACTTCTGTAAGTGCCACACACACTCGAGGCGGGAAATTAACACCTGATTAATGCAAATTGAGTCCAGCGGGAAATTCCACACAAGcattttttgagaatttttctAGGTGTTtatagacacagacagacatgtctGTGGACAGTTTTGTCACCACTGTAcaagatgcagtcacaaaaATTTTGTAgatgagatcaaaacaaagctGAGTTTGAAAAATGTGGTCCAAGCCAGGACACTTTACGTCCCTGGCCTACATTGGTTTTAAGTCACGGATGGCTGGATTTTGGCTGAGGAAATCCCAGTTCAAGTTATTTTCAGGGTTTTGGCCATCATGTCTGATAGCATTGTACTCACTAAAGTAATGACTGAGATCTGGGATCATGATATCATCACTCCTGTGCTGTTCGCTCATTGTTTTGGCTCCAATGCTGTGTATTGGTgtccagttgtttttgttttctttttttactttactttttactttacttctgcaaactgaaaatctttttgtAATTGACATTTAGTTCTACACTTGAGCccttgatcttttttttaatgctagtCTATTGGTATGGGACTACATCTgcattatttgtatatttgacTATTGCCCCCTCCCAGCTTCACACCCCTGGCTCACATTCGTTTTATGATGCGGCTCACCGGAGACCGGAGTGATCGCATTGCAAGATGGTGTCTACATTTGAGTCAAGAATATTCTGTTCATGTTTGTTGCCCTGTCAGACTTTTTTCCCTGAATTGTTATACCAGAATCAGTCTGTTTTGTTCCTGGCTTATCCCTTAAAAATTGATTCGTGTGGTGCTTTTTTACCTTAGCAGACAAACTGATTTGCAATGGGTATTATGGCAGTAAAATTGTATTGTAATGTTTGGATTTTAACATCCATGGTCGTGTGgaaataaaacattagcagccTTGCTCTGGTACTGATGTATCAAATCGACTTAAGTTAAATTTTCACACTTAAAGATGCATAATATGTGAGATGTAGCACTGAATTTACAAAGTAATCATAACTAAAGTTCACCCCACTGGCTTTTTGTGAAGCTTTAATCGCACCTCATGGATCAGCTAATTAAAATAGTAAGCGAACCCTGAGCTTAGATTAATCTGTCAAACTTCTTTATTAAAGATTGAGAATGAACTTTGatcattttgactgtttttcccttttgttcTTTGTTGCAGGACTCAGAGAAATATGTCGAGCAGCTGCTTACCTTGTTTAACCGCTTCAGCCGACTGGTGAAAGAGGCTTTTCAGGACGACCCTCGCTTCCTGACAGCTCGAGACAAAGTGAGCTCCGCTTTTTCTAACTCTTCCGTTAACGACTCTGTGCCATCGTGG
This genomic interval carries:
- the LOC121965039 gene encoding cullin-5-like, yielding LHLMFSLMDKVPSGIEPMLKDLEEHIMSAGLADMVATAETITSDSEKYVEQLLTLFNRFSRLVKEAFQDDPRFLTARDKAYKAVVNDATIFKLELPMKQKG